From the Macaca nemestrina isolate mMacNem1 chromosome 18, mMacNem.hap1, whole genome shotgun sequence genome, the window GCCCCTAGTATGGCATGGAATGTGGTGGTGACTCTGGAGCCCAGGTCACATCAGCCCTCTTGCAGGTGAGGGCTATCTTGATGGGGCACAGCATGGGCTGTGAGCTCTTTGCTTCCCCATGGACTGCTTGCAGAAACACACTTCCTGGGTGCAACTCAACCCATCACCATGTTGTTCCCAGGCCTTGAATGGGTGCCCCGCCCtccacctctcccctcccccaagcTTACCACTCAAGAAGATAAGACAGTGTTTCAAATCAAATGTTAAAGAGCATTGTCCAGGCTCATCACAAAAGAATGAGGGAGGTAGTGAAGGCACGAATGGTCACAGGTTTGTGGCTTGGAAGATGCATTAGATTAAGCTGCGTCAGTTTCTGAACCTTGGCACAGTGGGCACATTGGGCTGGATTACTGTGTGGGTTGCCTTGTGCACCATAGCATGTGGAGCCGTATCCcaggcctctacccactagacaGCGTTGGAACACCCCACCTCCCCAGTTGTGACAGCCAGAACTGTCATCAGGCATGCCAGCTTTCCCTGGGATGCCTGATCAGTTGAGAACCCTGAGCCAAGCAGAGATGGGTCTCCTAGCTGGAAGAAAGCACAGGAGAAAAGCTGTGGGTTTGTTTGCTGTGTGTTGGGGTGACAGTAGGGACAAGACAGGGAAGGCCTTTGCCTTCCTGGAGCCAGTCAAAAGGGCAATTTGTCCAGTGGTAAGTGCCCCCACGCCCAGGATGTCAGGATGTCTTGACTTTTGGGGGTGGGTGGATTGGAGGTTCATCTGAGGAGGGGACCTGAGTTGGACCCTGAAAGTCCAGAAGCAACCAGCCATTCCGAGTGCTGGGACCAGCAAGTGCGAAGGTCTGAGTTAGGAAAGAACATAGAGAGCCAGAGCCTGagagcatgggaggcagaaggagagacagacagcAAGGACTTGATGGTATTCAGAGCATgatgggaagccactggaaggTTTTAAGCAGGGGAGGAATAgtctagttgatttttttttttgaaacagagtcttgctgtgttgcccaggttggaatgcagtggctgatctcggctcactgcgagctccgcctcccgggttcacattctcctgcctcagcctcctgagtagctgggactataggcacctgccaccacacccggctactttttttgtatttttagtagagacggggtttcaccgtgttagccaggatggtctcaatcttctgaccttgtgatctgcccacctcggcctacccaagtgctgggattacaggtgcctgtcaccatgcccggctaattttttcgtatttttagtagagacggggtttagtgttagccaggatggcctcgagctcctgaccttgcgatctgcccacctcagcctcccaaagtgtgtgaAGGAAACAAGGATATACATTCTGGGTGAAGGGTGATGCTGGCTGCAGGTGGTCAGCCCTCAGACTCACTAGTGGACATGGAAGATGAGGAAAGGGGCCCCAGCATGGTCAGTGGAAAGGGCTGGGGACCTTCAGGTTGGGCCCACAGGGGTAGGAGACATTGCTGTGGGGCCATGGGGCAGCTGGAACAGGGAGGTCAGCTCTGTGGAGACCAGCTGTGTGGACGAGTGTTCGCATGGAGATCCCCAAAGCTGCAGATGATCACCTATGAACTCCAAGGACCCAGCTGGGGCAAGAATTGGGATATCCCCTTCCAGCTCTGCTCCTTCCTCCACAGATGACACCTTTGAGGCCCTGTGCATCGAGCCGTTCTCCAGCCCACCTGAGCTGCCCGATGTGATGAAGCCCCAGGACTCGGGAAGCAGTGCCAATGAACAAGCCGTGCAGTGAGGACCCCCAAGAGGCCCATTCCCCCCAATAAAAGAGATTTGGGAGTCTTCCTGGTTGCTGCCTCTTTTTCCCAAACCTCCCTGGGATGGGTCCCACTCCCTGTGGGCTCCTTTTGGGGCTTGTTCTTGGCAGTTCCTGTGCTGTCCTGTCTCCCAGACCCTGGCTGAGAACTTGTCCCAGCCTGCTGCTTAAAGACACCATGGGTACCTGGGTTGCCTTGAGACCCAAGCCATTGTTAGCAGTTAGCCAGCTACACCAACCACTCCAGGGGAAGGGGAGGACTGGGAGGGACACAAAGACCACAGGAAGCCTCAGGGACAACACATTCCAGTTTTAGGCCTTTTTCCTTCTaagtgccccccacccccacactctGCATGTCCACTCCCAGGGGCCTCTTGTCCTGAGGACAATGGCCAAGAGCAGAAATACAAGCTGGAGCCTGTGTCCTGGTTTGACAGCACGTTCAATGAGGGAACCCCAAAGTGGACGCACACAGGTCCACCCACACTGGGGGCTGCAATCAGGGAGGGAGGTGGCTGCCCCCTTACCACACCTTTAATAAACAgtctacagacccagttcctgcatttctcatttttatttgacaGAAAAAGTTGCTCTTGCtgtacagattttaaaaaaccaaaatgccTTTAAGAAACGTGAAAAGTTGGGGGGAGGGGTACACAACCTCATGGGGGGCAGTAGGGACCAACTAATTCCAACTCCTGCCCCTTCCTTCCAAGAACACCTTACACAACCTCCAGTCCCAACCACCATCACAGTCACCCCTGGGAACTTTTGGATACAACTGGGGCCATGCCTCCCTGGCCCTGACTCCAGGCTGGGGTGTCCTGAACTGtatcctcccctcccccaactcccatCTGCATTCCCTCCCACCCCAAACCCCCCAGAACACGTGAACCAGGAAGAACTCACGGAGATTAACATTTCacaggaacaaagaaaaaaaaagggagggaaagggagccCTTCATCCAAGGGCTGCTAAGGTTCAAAGGAGAGCAGACAAGGACCCTCCCACGGCTCTGCTGGGGAAGAAGGGACACTCCCTGTGGCTCCAGAGCATGGGGTGTGGTGGAATCCCCCAAAGACAATTTATGGAGACCTGCAACAGAAGATACGGGTCAACAGGGAGTTCTGACCCTAGTCCTCAAGGCCAGCTTCTGGGCCACTCCCAAAATAGGGctgccacccaccaccaccacaactggctccCAGAAGgcggcctcagccttccaggagGATGCGCACCTGGAGGAGCGGTGTCTCATGGGCCGAGGGCTAGGTGTCTCCCTCCTGCGCTTGTGGCTGGGGGATCGGCTGTCCCCACGCTGGCCTCTCCGGGAACCCCGctcactgctgctgctgcaacACAGGACAGACATCAGGCCACAGAGTGGCACCACCTCAGGCACCACAGATCCACAGTTTTCTTGGTAGAAAGCAGTGGCAGCCAGACAGGGCTGGGTGCTGACACCTGCAGCTGGCCTTACCTCTGCTGGTCCCGTGGCGAGGGCTGAGGCGAGGGACGGCGACGCTCCACAGGCGAGTAGCTGAGGGACCGAGAGTCCCTAAGGGAGTCTATTGGCTTCCGGGGACTGCGGGACCTGGGGAACACAGTAGGATCCAATAGCACCACGCCCTTTCAAGCACAGCGGCCAGCACTCAGGACCACCCACCCAGGTCCTGACCACCAAACCTCACACCACACAGGGCCAGCCTCAGACCCACCTTTGTCCGCTCACTCACCCATCCGCCCGCACACCATCCACCGAGTGCCCAGTGGGCAGGCACAGGGTGCAGCGGGGGATGCAAAGATAAAAGACATTCCCTGCCCTTGAAGGAGCTCAGTGGTGAAGGAAGGCACGCACGGCCCCGTGTGTGGGAAGCAGGGCTGGATGTGCGTGGCTCTGGGGACCCAAGGAAGGAGGAcatggggcagggcagggaaggggcagggcagtCTTCTCGAAGGTGCTGTTTGAGCGGAGTCTTGCAGAACGAGGAGTTCACCAGGCGGACAAGgaaattccaggcagaaggaacagcatgtcCAAAGGCATGGGCTCTCCTTAAACTGCAAGGCGCTGGGTGTGGCTGGAGCACAGGGCATGTGTGGGGGCGGGCAGGAGGAGAACACAGGGCGGGCAAGGCCCGTTGGTGAAGAGCCTCACACGCCACTCCCGCAGAGGTGGGGCTTTGTCCTGCAGGCCACAGGGCGTCCCGAAGGATTTGTGGAGTGGAGGGAAGTAGCCAGATGTGCGTTTTAGAAAGGTCCCTCTGGCTACATGTGGAAGAGAATGGCGTGGAGGCGGGGAGACAGGGAGGAGGCTGTGGACAGAGTCGGGAGAAGATGATGGTGGCCAGACCAGAGCCCTGGCAGTAGCAACAGGGAGACAAAGCTAGAACCCTGGGACCAGGctatgtgttgagggagggagaggaagaaaccAAGGACCCCCCAGTCCTGGCCTGAGCGCCCCTGTGGATGGCGCAGCCCTTCGCCAGAACAAGGTGCAACAAGCGGGGGAGAGAACAAGCGCCTCTTCCCCCACAACCAGATGCCCAAGGTCACGTGAGACACCCAGCCGGGAGCTCACACCCCAGGGCCCTGTCTCTGGATAAGTCACTCCCCCACCCTCCTTCCATCTCAGGCAAGGCAGCACTCACCTCCGCTCGCCAGGGGGTGGCTTCTTGGGGCTTGCAGGTTTGGGCAAGGCCTGAGGGCCAGGCTTAGCAGGGGAAGgcgaggaagaggaggaggaagaggaagaggaggaggaagaggaagaggaggaagaggaggaggaagaagaggaggaggaggaggaggaggaagatgaagaggaggagctGGAACTGGAACTGCTAGAGCGCCTCTTCCGTTTGGCTGGGGTTGGCTCCGGAGGACGTCCCTCTCTAACAGCCTCCtttggggctggggtggggctggggaccCTGTGGGAGGAGAAGAGTGTCACAAGGAGACAAGCTGCCCCAGCCCCAACCCTACCTTCCTTGGCCTGGAGGAACGGCAgtggggggaggggtgcctgAGAAAGGCGCTGGGAGCTCTCCTAGCCCTGTAAGCCAGCAATtctctggagagcagtggtgcgagcTGACCCAACCTCTGCTAACAGAAGCAACAGGCTGGGGCCCGCAGCATAAGGGATCAAGGTTAAACCTCAAGAATGTCCCTGATGGAGGAATAAGGCCTCTGGGCTCAGGTGTGGAAGCTGAAGCTGGGTAGTCTCCTTCCTCGGAGAGCCGCAGCTTGGGGAGGCCCCTGTGAGTGCAGGTTGGCTGGGGAAGGGGCCGTCCTgcctggaggcagggagagggatgGGATGACCTCTGAAGATCCTTCCAGCCCAGGGAGTTCCTCTTGAGGTCTAACTGCCATCCCTCCTGCTGTAAAATTAAGTCCATTTCCTCTAGTTCTGTCCTCTGTAGAGACGGAAAACTTATCATTATCCTCTAGAGAATGAACCTTCGGAGACTTTTATCTGTCCCACTCCTCCTCCCTCCGCCCCCGCCCCAGCATTCTCTTCTACCCCCAGCCTGAGGGTCAAGGTCCCCATACCTCCTCCAAGAGTCAAGCACCTGTGACATGgtttctccctccccactcccaaccCATCCCTAATACCTCCCCACTGAAGGATGCTAAAGTCAAGCTCCCTCACCTCTTTAGTGCCACCTCAGGTTGCACAGGAAGGCTAGAGCCCTCCGAGTCGCTAGAACTGGAGCCAGAGGAGGAagacgacgacgacgacgacgatgaggaggaagaagagctaGAGGacgaggacgaggaggaggaacTCCGCCGCTCCTTTGCTGGCTGCAGGGCGGCTAATGCAGAAGGCTGCTGGGCCCCAGTAGAGGCAGGTGGCTCCCCCACATCAGAGTGGGGCACCCCGGGggcagggacagagagcatgCCATTGTGGTCACCAGCAGAGGACGTGGTCGTTGCCACCGCCCCAGAGGAAAGGGACTGAGACCCTGCTACGGGGGTGGTCTGGGCAATCAAAGAACGGGACTGGTCTGAAAAAGCAGAAGGCACAGGAGACCTCGGCTGATCCTGTGCTGGAGGGAGAAGAGACTGTGAAGGAGCCTGGCCCATTctagaggaaggggagggagccCGTTCAGAGGTCATTCTAGACTGGCTTGGGGCAGACGGTGGTGTTCTGGACCTGGCTCGGTCAAGGAGCGGTGGTGAGGTTCTGCCACTGACACGCTCATAGGCAGAGAGGGGCACCCTGGGGCTGGTGAGGTTTGCACCAGACAATGTTGGAGCCATCCTAGCACTGGTGAGGCTCGCGGGGGCCAAGGCTGCAGCGGTTCTGGAGCCGGCAATATTCACAGGAGCTGTGGCATGTGCAGACCGAGGACCCACCAGGTTTGCAGAGGCTGGAGCCTGTGGTGTTCTGGAGCTGGAGGGATAGTTTGCAGCAGTTGGTGGGGTGCCAGAGCCTGTGAGACTCAGAGCTGCCAAGGCAGCTGGGGTTCTGGCCCCTGCTAGGTTCACAGCTGGGGCTGTGGGAGTGCGAGGGTCAGCCAGGTTCACAGCCGAAGGTGCCACCGCTGTTCTGGGGCTGGCCAAGTTCATGGCCGCTGCTGCAGCTGGCGTTCGAGTGTCAGCCAGGTTCACTGCTGTTGGGATGGCAGGTGTCCTGGCGCTGGCTAGGTTCATGGCTGCCGCAGAGGCTGCAGGAATCCTGCTGGCAAGGTTGGCTGCTGGAGCGGTTCTGAGACTCATGAGAGGCACCGGGGCTGGAACCTGGGACATTCTTGCAGCAAGGCCAGCAGCAGACATGGACGGAGGAGGCCGAGCAGTGCCAAGACTGATAGCGGTCAGGGCAAGTGCAATCCTGGACTGAGCATGATTTTCTGGCACAGATGTTCTCTGGTGGTCAGGTATTCGGGGACCTGGACCATCCATCATGGAGCCACCGGCTTGCTGCAGGACAGACATGGGTGTTCTAGAGCTGCCAAGGGGTTCAAGCATTCCAGGTGATCTGCAGCGGTCAAGAGGTGTTGGGGACATGCTAGGACGACTAAAGCAGCTCATTCTGGAGCTGTTGAGTGCTACTGGAGGTGTCCGCGAACCAGAATGATTTCTTGTTGCTGGAGGAGTAGCAGATCGTGAACGATCAGAACTACTTCCAGATGCTGAACGCCTGCGGATGGCTGGAGGAGATCTTGTTAAGGACCGTTTGCCCCGAGCTGCTCGTGGAGTACGGGATCTGGAGCGGCGGCGGATAGCAAGTGGTGAGCGACTTCGAGAACGTTTGCGTGGCAACAGTGGCGTTCGAGACCTAGAGCGGCGCCGAATAGCTGGAGGTGTCCGGGACCTAGAGCGGCGGCGTGTCACTGGTGAGGTTCGAGAGCGGGACCTTCTTCGAGTTACTGGAGATGTGCGAGATCGAGACCTCCTTCGGGTGACCGGCGATGTTCTGGATCTTGATCTTCTGCGAGTGATAGGTGAAGTTCTGCTTCGAGATCGCCTCCTGGTTACTGGTGGAGTCCTAGATCTGGACCTTCTGCGTGTCACTGGTGGAGTTCTAGAACGGGAGCGCCGGCGTGTTGTTGGTGTTCTGGACCTTGAACGACGACGGGTTACTGGTGGTGTTCTGGATCTGGATCGCCTTCTGCTCACTGGGGATGCTCTTGACCGGGATCTTCGTCGAGTCACTGAAGTCCTGGACCTTGACCGTCTCCGGCTGACTGGTGAAGTTCGAGACCTGGACCTACGTCGGCTTATCAGGGGGGTTCTGGACCTGGATCGCCGGTGAGTGGCTGGAGAGGCTCGAGATCTAGAGCGTTTCCATGGGGCTGGTGATGTCCGTGAGCGAGAACGCTTCCGACTCGTTGGGGGTGTCCGAGAGCGGCCTCTTCGGCGTCGAGAGGAGGTCCGGGAACTTTCCTGCCGGGCAGGGGACCTTGAGTGATAACCAGAGCCTCCCCTCCGTCGCCGAGTAACCCGTGACCTTGACCGGCTCCTCTGTCTTCGCCGAGAGGTTGACTGAGAAGATCCAGACCTATCTCGACGTCGGGTTGTTCTGGTTTTCTCTCTCCTTGAGCGGGAACGGGACCTCTGCAGTCCACGAGGCTTTGGTGAAGGAGAGCGGCCTCTCCTTGAGGTTGTCTTAGTGCGTGGAGATGAAGCTGAGCGCCGTCGGCGTGAAGACCTTGACTTTTCGACTGGCTCCGGGGAAGACACTGAAGGACTTCTCCGGCGCCTTGGGGGAGTTCTAGAGCGAGTTTCTGGTGAGGATGAGGCAGAACGGCTTCTACGGGAGAGTCTGGCCTTCCTCGTTAGCTCAGGAGATGATCGAGAGCTGCGACGTCGAGGTGGTGTACGAGACTTGGTCTTGGGCTCTGGTGATGACCTGGAACCTCTGCGAGCAGTTCTGGATTTGGGCGGATGTTCAGGAGAGGACTCGGTActgctgcttccttcaggagaAGGGCCTCTACCTTTGCTTGATGAACCTGATCTGCTTCGTCTGGGAAGGGCCCGAGGGGCTGGAGCTTTAGGTTCAGGAGAGGAATCAGAAGCACTCTGTGCCCTGGGTGCTGCTCTTGGCTTATCTTTCACTTCAGGGGAGGAACCAGACCTACTGCGCCGAGGAGAAGGTCGAGATTTGCTGTCAACCTCTGGAGATGATCCAGAGCGACTCCTCTGCCGAAGTGGGGTTCGAGTCTTGGCTTTAGAATCTGGAGAAGAGTCTGACTCACTTCTTTCCTGAGGGGATGCACTGGGTTTCACATCAAGTTCTTGAGAGGATCCCGAACGACTTCTCTGCCCCAAGGGAGTCCGAGCCACAGTTTTCTGATCAACTGATGATTCTGACCCACTTCTTTCTCTCTGGGGAGTAAGACACTTGTTGTTGAGCTCTGGGGATGATGGAGAACGACTCCTTGGCCTAGGAGTCTGAGGCAAAGCTTTCGGTTCTGGCGAAGAATCACATTCGCTTCTCCCTCTGGATGGTGTTCTAGGTATATCTTTCATTCCAGGAGAGGACCCGGACAGGCTGTGCCTCGAGGGAGTCCCAGACCCATCTCTAAGTCCTGGAGAAGACCCAGACCTGCTTCTCCTTGATGGAGTTCTGGGTAAACCATCTTTCATTTCAGGAGAAGATGCAGAACTACTTCTTTCTCTCGAGGGTGTTCTCGGTACAGCATCAAGCACAGGTGAAGAGACGCTCTGATTTGAAGACATCCCTGCCTTTTCCACTGCATCTGGGGATAACTCAGAACTGCTGCGTCTAGAGGATCTTGTCGATTGTTCTTTCATGTCTAGAGATGGATCTGTTTCCAGCTGATTAAGAAAAGGTCCATTCAAATCTTCTTTAACCTCAGAAGAAAATCCAGTATTCATTTCTGTACCAAGTGGGCCTGAGTTTCTAAATTCTAAAGATGATTCAAAGCTGTTCTCCCTGAGTGGGGAGTTAGACAGTTCCTTATGTTCTGGAGAAAAATGTGGCCCACCCCAAGATGAGGCCACTGCAGGAATTTCTACTGCTTCCAAAGAAGCCTGTGACTGGCTCTGATCAAGCGTCAAAGACACAGCAGGCCTTTCTTCTACTTCAGGAGATGATTCAAAGTTACTTGCAGACATTTCTTTAAGTTCTGAAGACAAATGAGACAGGACTTGGCTTGTGGGTTCTTCAGACTTCTCTACCACCTCCATTAACTCTTCATCTTGGCTTGATGTAGGCAATGCACTATTTTGCTCTTTTGTTTCTGGAGATGACCCAGCACCACTTCTGTCCCTTGACGGGGTTCTAGGTGCGTCTTTGAACACTAGTGAAGACTCAGGTCTATCCTGTACTGGAAAGGGactaaatttctctctttgtctaGGAGGTGATGCAGTAGCATCCTCCTGAGGGAGTAAGgccattttctcttttgattcagAAGTCTCCAATCTACTCTGCCCCAAGAAAGAATTCGAGTCCACTGTAGGATGTGAAGAAGAGTCAGACTGGAACCTGCTCAGCTCAGGAGACATTCCGGATTTCAATGTAGGACTCGCTGACAACTCACCTCTATCTTGTCTTATTGGAGATCTGGATGCCAGCTCAGTGATTGGAGATGAAGACCTGGACTGACCTCCCTTAGGCGATGTTTGAGATTTGCTCTGCAGAGATGGTGATtctgagtgactctgtctcactTCTGGACTTGAAGTATCAGATCTGTGGTCTGGTGAAGTTTGAGATTGTCCTTTCAGTTGCAGAGATGAGAGTCCAAAATAGCTCTCACCTGGTGGTGTGCTAGATTTTACTCCTGCACACAGAGAGAAGGATCCAGGGCAACTCTGAACTAGTGAGTCTTTAGACTTCTCTTGGGGACATGGCGACTTTGATCTAGAAAGACTTGGCCCTGGTGGAGTTTGGGCCTTTACTTTGGGGTGTGGTGAAATAGACCCTGAGTGACTTTGTCTTGGCGGTGTTTCAGGTTTCACTTTGGTATCTGGTGAGGAGGACCTAGAATGACTGTATCTTGGCAACAATCTGGATTCCACGTTGGAACAGGGAGATACTGATCTGCTTCGCCGTGGAGTTGTTCTCGATGTCACCCTACTAGGACTTGGAGAAGAGGAGCCAGAATGGCTTCTTTGCCTTGGTGATATTACCGCCTTCACTTTGGGTTGTGGAGATGATGACCTAGATGGGCTTTGTCTGGGAGGTGTGCTAGATTTCACTCTAGGAGGAGAGGACCCTGAGCAACTATGTCTCGAAGGGGTCCTAGATTTCAACTCAGGGTCAGGTGATGATTCAAAACAGCTCCGTCTTTGTGGCGTTACAGATTGCTCATTGGCCTGGGGACTTGTTATGGACCCTTGCCTTGGTGGTGTTCCAGATTTCACTTTAGAATGAGGAGACGAACTGGAATGACTTCGTCTTGATGGTGTTTTAGATTTCTGTTTAGGTGGCGGAGAAGAACTGGAGCGACTGCGTCTAGGTGGCGTTCTAGATTTAGCTTTAGGTTGGGAGGATCCAGAGCGACTGCGCCTGGGTGGCGTCTGTGACTTTTGTTTAGGGCATGGGGAAGACCCTGAAAGGCTGCGCCTCAAAGACAAACGAGATTTTGCTTTGGACCGTGGTGAAGACA encodes:
- the LOC105467903 gene encoding serine/arginine repetitive matrix protein 2 isoform X3, yielding MYNGIGLPTPRGSGTNGYVQRNLSLVRGRRGERPDYKGEEELRRLEAALVKRPNPDILDHERKRRVELRCLELEEMMEEQGYEEQQIQEKVATFRLMLLEKDVNPGGKEETPGQRPAVTETHQLAELNEKKNERLRAAFGISDSYVDGSSFDPQRRAREAKQPAPEPPKPYSLVRESSSSRSPTPKQKKKKKKKDRGRRSESSSPRRERKKSSKKKKHRSESESKKRKHRSPTPKSKRKSKDKKRKRSRSTTPAPKSRRAHRSTSADSASSSDTSRSRSRSAAAKTHTTALTGRSPSPASGRRGEEDAPFSEPGTTNTQRPSSPEPATKQPSSPYEDKDKDKKEKSAARPSPSPERSSTGPEPPAPTPLLAERHGGSPQPLATTPLSQEPVNPPSEASPTRGRSPPKSPEKLPQSSSSESSPPSPQPTKVSRHASSSPESPKPAPALGSHREISSSPTSKNRSHGRAKRDKSHSHTPSRRTGRSRSPATAKRGRSRSRTPTKRGHSRSRSPQWRRSRSAQRWGRSRSPQRRGRSRSPQRPGWSRSRNTQRRGRSRSARRGRSHSRSPATRGRSRSRTPARRGRSRSRTPARRRSRSRTPTRRRSRSRTPARRGRSRSRTPARRRSRTRSPVRRRSRSRSPARRSGRSRSRTPARRGRSRSRTPARRGRSRSRTPARRSGRSRSRTPARRGRSRSRTPRRGRSRSRSLVRRGRSHSRSPQRRGRSGSSSDRKNKSRTSQRRSRSNSSPEMKKSRISSRRSRSLSSPRSKAKSRLSLRRSLSGSSPCPKQKSQTPPRRSRSGSSQPKAKSRTPPRRSRSSSSPPPKQKSKTPSRRSHSSSSPHSKVKSGTPPRQGSITSPQANEQSVTPQRRSCFESSPDPELKSRTPSRHSCSGSSPPRVKSSTPPRQSPSRSSSPQPKVKAVISPRQRSHSGSSSPSPSRVTSRTTPRRSRSVSPCSNVESRLLPRYSHSRSSSPDTKVKPETPPRQSHSGSISPHPKVKAQTPPGPSLSRSKSPCPQEKSKDSLVQSCPGSFSLCAGVKSSTPPGESYFGLSSLQLKGQSQTSPDHRSDTSSPEVRQSHSESPSLQSKSQTSPKGGQSRSSSPITELASRSPIRQDRGELSASPTLKSGMSPELSRFQSDSSSHPTVDSNSFLGQSRLETSESKEKMALLPQEDATASPPRQREKFSPFPVQDRPESSLVFKDAPRTPSRDRSGAGSSPETKEQNSALPTSSQDEELMEVVEKSEEPTSQVLSHLSSELKEMSASNFESSPEVEERPAVSLTLDQSQSQASLEAVEIPAVASSWGGPHFSPEHKELSNSPLRENSFESSLEFRNSGPLGTEMNTGFSSEVKEDLNGPFLNQLETDPSLDMKEQSTRSSRRSSSELSPDAVEKAGMSSNQSVSSPVLDAVPRTPSRERSSSASSPEMKDGLPRTPSRRSRSGSSPGLRDGSGTPSRHSLSGSSPGMKDIPRTPSRGRSECDSSPEPKALPQTPRPRSRSPSSPELNNKCLTPQRERSGSESSVDQKTVARTPLGQRSRSGSSQELDVKPSASPQERSESDSSPDSKAKTRTPLRQRSRSGSSPEVDSKSRPSPRRSRSGSSPEVKDKPRAAPRAQSASDSSPEPKAPAPRALPRRSRSGSSSKGRGPSPEGSSSTESSPEHPPKSRTARRGSRSSPEPKTKSRTPPRRRSSRSSPELTRKARLSRRSRSASSSPETRSRTPPRRRRSPSVSSPEPVEKSRSSRRRRSASSPRTKTTSRRGRSPSPKPRGLQRSRSRSRREKTRTTRRRDRSGSSQSTSRRRQRSRSRSRVTRRRRGGSGYHSRSPARQESSRTSSRRRRGRSRTPPTSRKRSRSRTSPAPWKRSRSRASPATHRRSRSRTPLISRRRSRSRTSPVSRRRSRSRTSVTRRRSRSRASPVSRRRSRSRTPPVTRRRSRSRTPTTRRRSRSRTPPVTRRRSRSRTPPVTRRRSRSRTSPITRRRSRSRTSPVTRRRSRSRTSPVTRRRSRSRTSPVTRRRSRSRTPPAIRRRSRSRTPLLPRKRSRSRSPLAIRRRSRSRTPRAARGKRSLTRSPPAIRRRSASGSSSDRSRSATPPATRNHSGSRTPPVALNSSRMSCFSRPSMSPTPLDRCRSPGMLEPLGSSRTPMSVLQQAGGSMMDGPGPRIPDHQRTSVPENHAQSRIALALTAISLGTARPPPSMSAAGLAARMSQVPAPVPLMSLRTAPAANLASRIPAASAAAMNLASARTPAIPTAVNLADTRTPAAAAAMNLASPRTAVAPSAVNLADPRTPTAPAVNLAGARTPAALAALSLTGSGTPPTAANYPSSSRTPQAPASANLVGPRSAHATAPVNIAGSRTAAALAPASLTSARMAPTLSGANLTSPRVPLSAYERVSGRTSPPLLDRARSRTPPSAPSQSRMTSERAPSPSSRMGQAPSQSLLPPAQDQPRSPVPSAFSDQSRSLIAQTTPVAGSQSLSSGAVATTTSSAGDHNGMLSVPAPGVPHSDVGEPPASTGAQQPSALAALQPAKERRSSSSSSSSSSSSSSSSSSSSSSSSSGSSSSDSEGSSLPVQPEVALKRGQN